AGGGCCACCGTGGTGCCGCGCAACACGAAGCGCAGCAACCACGCGCAAGCCGCGGTGGACAGGATCGCCGCCCAGGCGGTGCCCGGGTCGGAGCCGTCGGTCAGCTCGGAGACGCCCGCGGTCACCGCGACGACCACGGCCTCGGCGAGGACCAGGCCCGTCACGCTCAGCCCGGCCAAGGCGCGCACGTTCGCCTGGATCAGAGCGAACGGCACATCGAGCAGTTCGCGAAAACTCAGCGGTCGGATCGGCACCGTCGTTCCAGGAGACCCCGGTACCGGATCTGTTCCCGCCCCGACGGCGCCGGCCGGTTCGGCGGCTGGCAGCACGGGCCGAGTCTAGCCGTCAGCGCTGTAGTAAGCGGTCCACCACGTGCCGGTAGCGAACCGGATCGATGGGTGGGAGGCCGAGCAGCGCGCGCAGGTACACACCGTCACCGACCAACCGGATGAGGTCGGCCTGAACCGGATCGGCGACCTCCTCGTCCAAACCGTCCGACCAGGAGTTCATCATCTCGGCGAGCGCGCGCTGCACCTCGTCGGGTTCCGGGGTGGCGTCTATGGTGCGCATGGTCGCGAGCATGGACCGGTAGAGCTCGAGTTCGACCGCTTCCGCCGCGTTGTCCGGGTTCGGCGTCTGCAGATACCACTCGGCTACCGAACCGCCCTTGGCGACGGCCGTGTCCAATTGCCTGCCCGCACGGTCGGCCAGCCTGCGGACCAAGCCCGCGAGCAGCGCGTCCTTGCTCTTGAAGTGATAGAGCAAGCCGCCCTTGGAGACGCCCGCGGTGGCCGCGACGTTTTCCAGGGTCACGTGCGACATGCCTTTCTCCAGCAGCAAGGTCTCGAGCGCGTCCAGGAGGCGGTCGCGGGTGTCAGCCGTCACCCGGTCGACTATACCGTCCGGACGGTTATGTGAGTACTATACCGTCTGGACGGTAAAACTAACGACGGAAGTCGAGAAAGTCATGACCCCCCAGCCCATCGGACGAGCGGCCACCACCCACCGCGCCGGAGCGCGCGAGTGGGCGGGGTTGTCGGTGCTCGCGCTCGCTCTGCTACTGCTCGCCGTCGACGCGACGGTGCTGGATCTGGCCGTGCCCGCGATCAGCGCCGATCTCGCGCCCACCACGCCGCAATTGCTGTGGATCATCGACGTCTACTCGTTCGTGCTGGCCGGGTTGCTCGTCGTCATGGGCAACCTGGGCGACCGGATCGGGCGACGCAGGCTGCTGCTGCTCGGCGCGGCCGGATTCGGTGTCGCATCCGTGCTGGCGGCCTGGTCCGTGACGCCGGAAATGCTCATCGCGGCCCGCGTGCTGCAAGGTGTCGCCGGCGCGACGCTGATGCCCGCGACGCTCGCGCTGATCAGGTCGATGTTCCTCGATCCTCGGCAGCGCACCGTCGCGATCGCGGTATGGAGCGCGATGGCGGGCGGTGGCGCCGCGGCGGGACCGCTGCTGGGCGGCTGGCTGCTCGAGCACTACTGGTGGGGTTCGGTGTTCCTGGTGAACCTGCCGGTCATGCTGGTGCTGCTCGGGCTGGGTCCGGTGCTGATCCCGGAATCGCGTGATCCGAAGCCCGGTCGCTTCGACCTGCCCAGTGCGTTGCTGTCGATGCTCGCGCTGGTACCCGTCGTGTACGCGGTGAAGGAGTTCGCGGCACACGGTCCCGCTCTGCGACCGGTCCTGGTCGGCGCGCTCGGCGTGCTGGCGGGCGTGGGGTTCGTGCACAGGCAGGGACGGCTCGCGCAGCCGATGCTGGATCTGGCGCTGTTCGCGCTGCCCAAGTTCCGTACGGCGGTGGTGACCAACCTGCTCGCGGTGTTCGCGCTGGCCGGCGTGCTGTTCTTCGGCTCGCAGTACCTTCAGTTGGTGCTCGGCCGCTCGCCGATGCAGGCGGGCTTGCTGCTCCTGCCGGGTCTGCTGACCGGCATGGTCGCCTCGCTCGCCGCGGCCTGGTTGGTGCGGCGGTTGCGGCCGGGCACGGTGCTGGGCGGTGCGCTGAGCACGGCGGCGGTGGGCGCTGCGCTGTTCGGCAGTCTGGGCCCGGACGCGGCCACCAGCACGACGCCGTTCGTGCTCGGCTTCCTTTTCGTGGGGGCAGGCGTCGGCATCGCGCTGACCGTGTCGTCGGACCTGGTGGTCGGTTCGGCGCCGCCGGAGCGCGCGGGTGCGGCCGCCGCGGTGTCGGAGACCGCGTACGAGACCGGGATCGCGCTGGGCGTCGCGGTACTCGGCAGCGTGGTCATGGCGATCTTCCGCAACGGTCTCGACCTGAGCCACGTGCCGTCCGATCAGGTGGACGCCGCCTCGGAATCCCTTGGCGCGGCCACGGCGTTCGCCGGTGAGCTGCCGGAGGCCGCCGGAAGCGCGTTCCTCGCCTCCGTGCACGAATCGTTCGTCTCCGGCATCCACTTCGCGGCGATCGGCACCACCTCGATCCTGTTGATGGCCGCGCTGGTGGCGTTCCGGTTGCGCGGTGCCCGTGCGTGATCGCCGGTTCCGAAAGCCTCCGCACCAGGTAGTAGTTGCGACGGCGCGGGCAGGGACCGTCCGCCTGGCTGGGCGACCATGCCGTTCCGCGCCGGTGCCCCGATGGTCGGTGAGGGCACTCGCGGCTGCCGGTCGCCCCGTTCTCGCGGCCTAGCGGACCGGACCCGAGTCCCCTGCCGGGCGCGCCGCTCGTGCGCCCGGCACAGAATGGGCCGACCTCTCATTCATCCGGTGCCATGCGATCGGTGGCGGTGCTCGCGACTGCCGTGATTCTCGGTCGCCCGTTCTCGGCGCGCCGGAACCACCTCGCACTCGGTGGCGGCATGGTCACGGGCAGTGGTCGTCGCCGTGGAGGCGAGACATGTGGGCGCGTTCGGGCTGGCTGCGGTCGCCGAGGCAGCCACCGCTCCCGCCGGTCAGCCGCGGCGGCGGCAGCGCGAGCGCGGGCGACGGTAGCGGGCGTTGCGCGTACTGCATCGCGACACCGCCGGGACAAGTTCTATGTGGGACGGGCCAGCCGGGTCGGTGTGAGGCGGCCGCGGAGGGTGACGGATTCGCCGAGCCGCCAATGTCGCACCTCGGTATCGGCAGCCGCTGCGACGGTGGCGCCGGACGCGAGCAACAGACCCTCCTGCTTGGCCAGCTCGCACAGGCGGGCGGCCTCGTTGACCGCGTCGCCGATGACGGTGAACTCGTAGCGT
Above is a genomic segment from Nocardia sputorum containing:
- a CDS encoding TetR/AcrR family transcriptional regulator: MTADTRDRLLDALETLLLEKGMSHVTLENVAATAGVSKGGLLYHFKSKDALLAGLVRRLADRAGRQLDTAVAKGGSVAEWYLQTPNPDNAAEAVELELYRSMLATMRTIDATPEPDEVQRALAEMMNSWSDGLDEEVADPVQADLIRLVGDGVYLRALLGLPPIDPVRYRHVVDRLLQR
- a CDS encoding MFS transporter — encoded protein: MTPQPIGRAATTHRAGAREWAGLSVLALALLLLAVDATVLDLAVPAISADLAPTTPQLLWIIDVYSFVLAGLLVVMGNLGDRIGRRRLLLLGAAGFGVASVLAAWSVTPEMLIAARVLQGVAGATLMPATLALIRSMFLDPRQRTVAIAVWSAMAGGGAAAGPLLGGWLLEHYWWGSVFLVNLPVMLVLLGLGPVLIPESRDPKPGRFDLPSALLSMLALVPVVYAVKEFAAHGPALRPVLVGALGVLAGVGFVHRQGRLAQPMLDLALFALPKFRTAVVTNLLAVFALAGVLFFGSQYLQLVLGRSPMQAGLLLLPGLLTGMVASLAAAWLVRRLRPGTVLGGALSTAAVGAALFGSLGPDAATSTTPFVLGFLFVGAGVGIALTVSSDLVVGSAPPERAGAAAAVSETAYETGIALGVAVLGSVVMAIFRNGLDLSHVPSDQVDAASESLGAATAFAGELPEAAGSAFLASVHESFVSGIHFAAIGTTSILLMAALVAFRLRGARA